In Deferribacter desulfuricans SSM1, the following are encoded in one genomic region:
- a CDS encoding metal ABC transporter permease produces MNEIFNVDIIKYAFLNGIIVSVLCGFLSFFVVQKKMSFLTVTISHSAFGAIALALLLKINQMVTLYILCFLIAFAVYELKKRSKLEFETVLGIFFASSMALGVVLIKFADYGAFDLSGILFGSILSTGKQDLYLSGVTSFLIFGIFVILLDKIIFTMFDEDVAAVSGINTNLINYIILISITLVVVICIKLIGIILLTAFMTIPAAIALSLTKDYRFTIFISILVSLLIFIFSFYLSYQFDLPPGATTVLVGTFLYLVVNVLKKR; encoded by the coding sequence ATGAATGAGATTTTTAATGTTGATATTATTAAGTATGCTTTTTTAAATGGTATTATTGTCAGTGTATTATGTGGTTTTTTATCGTTTTTTGTTGTTCAAAAGAAGATGTCTTTTCTAACTGTAACAATTTCACATTCAGCATTTGGTGCTATTGCATTAGCTTTGCTACTTAAAATTAATCAAATGGTTACTTTGTATATTTTATGTTTTTTAATAGCTTTTGCAGTTTACGAGCTGAAAAAACGTTCTAAGTTGGAATTTGAAACAGTTTTAGGGATATTTTTTGCATCGAGTATGGCATTGGGTGTGGTGCTGATAAAGTTTGCTGATTATGGTGCTTTTGATTTGAGTGGAATACTTTTTGGGAGTATACTTTCTACTGGTAAACAAGATTTGTATTTAAGTGGGGTCACATCATTTTTAATATTTGGAATTTTTGTTATTTTGCTGGACAAGATAATTTTTACTATGTTTGATGAAGATGTTGCCGCTGTTTCTGGGATTAATACAAATCTTATAAATTATATTATTCTAATTAGTATTACTTTGGTAGTTGTGATTTGTATTAAGCTGATAGGTATAATTCTTTTAACTGCTTTTATGACAATTCCTGCTGCAATTGCCCTTTCGTTGACAAAAGATTATCGTTTTACAATTTTTATTTCTATTTTAGTATCTCTTTTAATTTTTATTTTCTCTTTCTATTTATCATATCAGTTTGATTTACCTCCAGGTGCAACAACTGTTTTGGTTGGAACCTTCTTATATTTAGTTGTTAATGTATTAAAAAAGAGATAG
- a CDS encoding metal ABC transporter ATP-binding protein: MNNQPILEINNLKVIFGDKVILENINLKLHKKEIMAIVGPNGGGKTTLLKTILGIYKPVAGEIRIFGKKYKRLPKGFVGYLPQKDLINYNFPILVKDVVCMGRKILKPFPSILNEEDKDSCYEALKKVGMEKFIKESFSSLSGGQKQRVLIARLLAMQPKILMFDEPSTGLDVVGQEDFYELINELRMENDIAILMVTHDIGVISNYVDTVACLNKSIHFHGSPKDGKLPDVLEKVFGKNIQLIVHDHQCLTCKGHIHE, encoded by the coding sequence ATGAATAATCAACCGATTTTAGAAATAAACAATCTAAAGGTAATTTTTGGAGATAAAGTAATTTTAGAAAATATAAATTTAAAATTACATAAGAAAGAGATTATGGCTATAGTTGGCCCTAATGGTGGGGGGAAAACAACGCTTTTAAAGACCATTTTAGGTATTTATAAACCGGTTGCTGGTGAAATAAGAATATTTGGGAAAAAATATAAAAGATTACCCAAAGGTTTTGTGGGTTATTTACCGCAAAAGGATTTAATTAACTATAATTTTCCTATTTTAGTTAAAGATGTGGTTTGTATGGGGCGAAAGATTTTAAAACCATTCCCTTCAATTTTGAATGAAGAGGATAAAGATTCTTGTTATGAAGCACTTAAAAAGGTTGGGATGGAAAAGTTTATTAAAGAATCTTTCAGTAGTCTTTCTGGTGGGCAAAAGCAGAGGGTTTTGATTGCACGCCTTCTTGCTATGCAGCCAAAGATTTTGATGTTTGATGAACCATCAACAGGGCTTGATGTTGTAGGGCAAGAAGACTTTTATGAGCTTATAAATGAGTTGAGAATGGAGAATGATATTGCAATTTTAATGGTAACTCATGATATAGGGGTTATTTCAAACTATGTGGATACCGTTGCATGTCTAAATAAAAGCATACATTTTCATGGTTCTCCAAAGGATGGCAAATTACCTGATGTTTTAGAGAAAGTATTTGGAAAAAATATACAGCTTATTGTGCATGATCATCAATGCCTTACTTGCAAGGGGCATATTCATGAATGA
- a CDS encoding metal ABC transporter substrate-binding protein — protein sequence MKIKLFLISLIMLAFTYSGYCLKVATTLFPIADLISKIGKEKVDVVYLIKPGEDPHHFEPTIDDIKRLQGVSIYFAVDKRFDSFALKLAKKVLFLNDEIKSNNPHIWLSFENMKQIGKIVSQKLCELDNKGCGFYKENYDELLMEFNSLENRYKFDNVKVLECHPAWTKFLAEVGITSVGYIKKGREHEPGIKTLNRVINLAKKNGVKYIVCATNDKNKIFNKVANILNAKIIVLEPIGGYDGYTDIFKLFELNLNNLKKDINE from the coding sequence ATGAAAATAAAACTGTTTTTAATATCCTTAATAATGTTAGCTTTTACTTATAGCGGTTACTGTTTAAAAGTTGCTACTACACTTTTCCCTATTGCAGATCTTATCTCAAAAATTGGTAAAGAAAAAGTAGACGTGGTTTACTTGATAAAACCTGGGGAAGATCCCCATCATTTTGAACCTACCATTGACGATATAAAAAGGTTGCAAGGGGTTTCGATTTATTTTGCAGTGGATAAAAGATTTGATAGTTTTGCTTTGAAATTGGCTAAAAAAGTTTTGTTTTTAAATGATGAGATAAAATCGAATAACCCTCACATATGGTTATCTTTTGAGAATATGAAACAGATTGGAAAAATAGTTAGTCAAAAACTGTGCGAATTAGATAATAAAGGGTGTGGATTTTATAAAGAAAACTATGATGAATTATTAATGGAGTTTAATTCTTTAGAAAATAGATATAAATTTGATAATGTTAAAGTGTTAGAATGTCATCCTGCTTGGACGAAGTTTCTTGCAGAAGTTGGTATTACCTCTGTAGGTTATATAAAAAAAGGTAGAGAGCATGAGCCTGGGATAAAAACGTTAAACCGTGTGATTAATTTAGCAAAAAAAAATGGAGTGAAATACATAGTTTGTGCTACAAATGATAAAAATAAAATATTTAACAAAGTTGCCAATATATTGAATGCAAAAATCATAGTTTTAGAGCCTATTGGCGGTTATGATGGCTATACTGATATTTTCAAATTGTTTGAACTTAACTTAAATAATTTAAAAAAGGACATTAATGAATAA
- the nikR gene encoding nickel-responsive transcriptional regulator NikR, producing the protein MPVVRFGVSLPKDIANQFDTIIKQEGYENRSKAIYDLIKDFITKKKWEAGKQIAGIISILYDHHEKTTVNNLLDIQHDFHDIIISSQHIHLDHDNCFEVIIVKGESIKINELYKKLKFLKNIKQTNLTIADLE; encoded by the coding sequence ATGCCAGTTGTAAGATTTGGGGTTTCACTGCCTAAGGATATAGCAAATCAATTTGATACAATAATTAAACAAGAAGGGTACGAAAACAGGTCAAAAGCTATTTATGATTTAATAAAAGATTTTATAACTAAAAAGAAATGGGAAGCAGGTAAACAGATTGCAGGAATAATCAGTATTCTATATGACCATCACGAAAAAACAACTGTTAACAATCTGCTGGATATACAACATGACTTTCACGATATTATCATTTCATCACAACATATCCATTTAGATCATGACAACTGCTTTGAAGTAATTATTGTAAAAGGGGAAAGTATAAAAATAAATGAACTATACAAAAAATTAAAATTCTTAAAAAATATAAAACAGACAAACTTGACAATTGCAGATTTAGAATAA
- a CDS encoding TlpA family protein disulfide reductase: MRIKSILAVSILVLSLLFSSCSQNQQAENTKQIVSSLETINVAQFKELKNRYKDKVILVNFFASWCPPCNQETPGFVRVYNKLKDKGFIILAFSIDDNVDDAVKFVNKYGITYPVYHADRSLEAYFNVSTIPTSVFYKKGGTLYNLHVGYIDEKDLENYILDLLNK; this comes from the coding sequence ATGAGGATTAAATCTATATTAGCGGTAAGTATTCTTGTTTTATCTTTACTGTTTTCAAGTTGTAGCCAAAACCAACAGGCAGAAAATACAAAACAGATTGTTTCAAGCTTAGAAACAATAAATGTAGCTCAGTTTAAAGAGTTAAAAAATAGATATAAAGATAAAGTCATCCTGGTAAATTTCTTTGCATCTTGGTGCCCACCATGTAACCAGGAAACCCCAGGATTCGTAAGAGTTTACAACAAATTAAAAGACAAAGGTTTTATCATACTTGCTTTCTCCATTGATGATAATGTAGATGATGCAGTTAAATTTGTTAATAAATATGGGATAACTTATCCTGTTTACCATGCAGACAGATCGCTTGAAGCTTATTTCAACGTTAGTACAATACCTACAAGTGTATTTTATAAAAAAGGTGGCACACTTTATAACCTACATGTTGGTTACATAGATGAAAAAGACCTCGAAAATTATATTTTAGACCTTTTAAATAAATAA